The nucleotide sequence GCGTGTGACGGGGCCGGACCTCGGACTTCCGCCCCGGTTCGTGCACGGCATCGGCATCGACGTCTGCGAGATCGGGCGCGTACGGCGCCTCGTGGAGAAGTACGGCGAGCGGTTCCTGCGCCGCGTCTTCACCGCGGGGGAGCGGGCGTACGCGTTCAGGCACCGCGACCCGGCACCGTCCCTGGCGGCGCGCTTTGCCGCGAAGGAGGCCGGCCTGAAGGCCCTCGGCGCGGGAATGCCGCCCGGCATGACGTGGCGCGATTTCGAGGTCGTACGGCATGGCGGGCCGCCGCGGCTGGTCTTCAACGGGCTGGCTGCGGAGATCGCCCGGAGCGAGGGAGTGGGCGCCGCCCACCTGGCGCTTTCCCACGACGGCGGCATGGCGACCGCATTCGTGGTGCTCGAGCGCGGGTTGTGACCTGGATCTCTCAACCGGAAGGGCGGCCGTGCCGAACTCCGGGATCATGGGGGTCAGTTCGTTCCGGTCGACCGAAATCGTCGCGCTCGCGCAACTGGTGTTGACGCGCGAGTTTCATGGGCCGGTGCGCACCGCGACCGCGCAGGAGTTGCTGCAGCACGCGCGCCTGGCCCTCGGCCGGGGCGAGGCGGCCTTCGCCGCCGATCTCGCGTCGCTCGCCGCGAAGATGATGGCTCCTGGCAACCGGTCCGGCGAACTGGCCGGCGAGCTCATGCAGGATGGCGGCGGGGCTTTGAGCGATCCGGCCACAGAGGCCGGGACGCGGCCGCCCGCGCTGCCGGGCCTGGAGGTGCTCGAACTCCGGGAGCGGGGC is from Candidatus Tanganyikabacteria bacterium and encodes:
- the acpS gene encoding holo-ACP synthase, which translates into the protein MGIDVCEIGRVRRLVEKYGERFLRRVFTAGERAYAFRHRDPAPSLAARFAAKEAGLKALGAGMPPGMTWRDFEVVRHGGPPRLVFNGLAAEIARSEGVGAAHLALSHDGGMATAFVVLERGL